The nucleotide sequence tccctccagaccagtcagtctggtccctgttatgttgtccctgttgtccctgttatgttgtccctgttgtccctccagaccagtcagtatggtccctgttatgttgtccctgttgtccctccAGACCAGTCAGTATGGTCCCTGTTCTGTTGTCCCTGTTCTGTTGTCCCTGttatgttgtccctgttgtccctgttatgttgtccctgttgtccctgttatgttgtccctgttatgttgtccctgttgtccctgttatgttgtccctgttgtccctgttatgttgtccctgttatgttgtccctgttgtccctgttgtccctgttgtccctgttatgttgtccctgttgtccctgttatgttgtccctgttatgttgtccctgttgtccctgttgtccctgttatgttgtccctgttgtccctgttatgttgtccctgttgtccctgttatgttgtccctgttatgttgtccctgttgtccctgttgtccctgttatgttgtccctgttgtccctccagaccagtcagtctggtccctgttatgttgtccctgttatgttgtccctgttatgttgtccttgttgtccctgttgtccctccagaccagtcagtctggtccctgttatgttgtccctgttgtccctgttatgttgtccctgttgtccctgttgtccctgttgtcctcCACTGATAATAGATTggtcttgttgttgttgagagATGTGTGGACACCCATGAGATATAATAACCGGCTTTAGTCCAGTGAAGAAATGTTGTGTTGTAATATATAGGTTTCATTAAGCTGTAAAATATCTACCACTTCATCAGTGCAGCCCGTTTGTATTGGCATATATGTCGTAGCAAACTGTCAGTCACAGTAGATAGACGACTCTCCGTCCGTCTTCTCCAGTGGTGTGACAGGTGCGTCTCAGCCTCGTCATAAATTATGCAGCAGCGCCACCTGTCTTCTTCGTTGACAACTACGTATTCAGGGATATCAAATGGTCCCCTGGTTCAATGACTCCTTTCATTTCTGGTCCCTGGAAGACCGGGCAGGTGCTATGTTGGGTTGTCGACGTTGTTCTTATGAGGCTATTCCGCCAAAAACAAAAGCACAGGCCATTTTCTATAGAGGCGTAATATGTTTGGAAACCTAAATCCTCGCCTcacaagtagagagagagagggggggggggtactattTCTTTAAGAAGGTGTTTTTTGTTAATAAACAATGAATTTCGACACCATGACGTCACCGCTGTAGACTGTCCACACTAGTCTGAATGCTTTGGGAGCCTAGCTGCCAGATGGGTTTTAAACTCGACAGTAACGATAACGCATATTGTTTTAgcctacatatatatatatatatatatatccctctgaGGAGTTAATCCCAACGGCGACATCTGCCGCGTCAAATAACATCTTTACGCAACGCTTCCTGGCTCCTGTCAATGTCGCCTCGTGCAGCAGGGATCAGAGTCTCTCTGTGCAATTAATATTTGAAGGCGAAACTTTAGTCTGTTCCCGTTACTGAACGTTTGAAAGACATCTGGAACGTAAAGCTCCGCCGAAGTCGCGTCGTTCTGAGCGGTGAGTTGCCGCGCGTCCAACCCTCCTCGAGTCACACACTGATGTGATGTAGCTATTTGAGTTGAGCCTGATGGACATAGAGACGTATTCAACCGCGTGTAATTGATTGTCTTGTCACGGTCATTTGGATattcatgttgaatcaccttatGTACATTTATTATGGTAATGAAGCGACGTATTTTTTTTAATTGTTATATCTATTGGGGACGTTTCCTTTTTGAACGACAGACGTTGTGCGGTTTAATTTGACAATGAGTGATTATGTTACGGTGCGTCCTGGATGAGGTCATATCCCTATTATTTAGGCCGAGGAAAATTGAGATCATTTGGCGGCTCTACATTCACGTATCGCCAGCCCTTTTAGTCCAGATGGGATGGTGGGGGGGGGCTGCATGCCAAGGGCTTTTGACTGGCAACAAAACATGACCTTTTCATGTGCACATTGCACGACAAAAACATCACTGAACACCCAGCAAGCATAACGTTTAATTTTGGGGAGATTACATTGTAGCGTGGCCTGTTACAGAATAGCCTACAAGAGCAATGGCATGCTCTTGTAAACACCCGAGCTCATGCTAAAAGTGGGATCTCACAATTGTTCAGGCTAATAATATTCCTTGTTTCTCTGGTTTTGTAGGTTTTCGACTCGAACTGAAACGCTTTgggggaagaaaaaaaatattgtgTTCTGCGTGGACGTGTGTTCCTGTCTCGCCCCATTCCGCCTAATCGCAGCAGATGGAGGGTTGCTGAGAGCCGGGGAGTGAGATCAGCATCTTTTCACTCGTCGTGGCAGCATCCGAACAGCTGCAGccgctcgctccctctctccagatcacTCTCTCCCGTACACAGGAAAGAACGGAACGGAACACTATTTTACGGCAAGGACCTTGCCTTATCCGGTATATTCACCGAATGTTATGATTTGCAACCTAGACTTAAATTCTATTTGCTCATGGTTGTAACCTCGATGATGGTCTTGCAATCGGCGCCAAGGGGAGATGTAAACTGATTCGTTGGAGGTGGGTTGTAGCCGTAGCAGCGCTGTGCTGACTGACAACGcgacagaccgacagagcgaggagaggagagcagaggagctgTCCATAGGCTGGTGGTGCTGATGCGGCGGCACTGAGAAAAGCAGAGAAACCGAGCATGGCTGCAGGGAAGTTACTGCTCTACACCggactgtccctttctctgtgcgCCCTAGGAATGCTAGCAGTGGCGATCTGTTCCGACCACTGGTACGAGACTGACGCGCGGAGGTATCGGGAGCGCTGTCGGAGCTTCTCCAGCCGTAAGAACCCAGGCTTTATCTACATCCCCAACAACAGCCTCCCTCTGCGGGCTAGCCGCTCCAGACTGGACCGCTGGGAGGACAAGCTGCTCCTAGCCCGGAACAGAAGGCAGCTGTT is from Oncorhynchus gorbuscha isolate QuinsamMale2020 ecotype Even-year linkage group LG14, OgorEven_v1.0, whole genome shotgun sequence and encodes:
- the LOC123995844 gene encoding transmembrane protein 178B-like codes for the protein MAAGKLLLYTGLSLSLCALGMLAVAICSDHWYETDARRYRERCRSFSSRKNPGFIYIPNNSLPLRASRSRLDRWEDKLLLARNRRQLFAMSAADECSRQYNSTNMGLWSKCHRLGFDQDTEDLIRKGGEYRLMHHGNTKL